Proteins from one Lacrimispora sphenoides genomic window:
- a CDS encoding ABC transporter ATP-binding protein: protein MSFIELKDIEREYHVGGSIIKAVDGISFEIEKGSFNVILGQSGAGKTTILNMLGGMDSPTKGTILVGDTRVSGMTEKELTAYRRHRIGFVFQFYNLVPNLTALENIQLAREICKDPLDAREILNRVGLSDRKDNFPSQMSGGEQQRVSIARALAKNPDIILCDEPTGALDSGTGRKVLKSIRDIARDMDKTVIIVTHNAPIADMAQKVIHMRDGKVYEIRQNLEPKDVEEIVW from the coding sequence ATGAGTTTTATCGAATTAAAAGATATAGAGCGGGAATATCACGTGGGAGGCAGCATCATAAAAGCAGTGGATGGAATCAGCTTTGAAATAGAAAAGGGATCCTTTAATGTGATCCTCGGTCAGAGCGGAGCTGGTAAAACAACCATTTTGAATATGCTTGGAGGCATGGACAGCCCAACAAAGGGGACTATTCTGGTGGGAGATACCAGGGTTTCCGGAATGACAGAAAAAGAGCTGACTGCATATCGGAGGCACAGGATTGGGTTTGTATTTCAGTTTTATAATCTGGTACCGAATTTAACCGCTCTTGAAAATATTCAGCTGGCGAGAGAGATCTGTAAGGATCCTCTGGATGCAAGGGAGATACTGAACCGGGTAGGATTAAGCGACAGAAAGGATAATTTCCCCAGTCAGATGTCCGGAGGGGAGCAGCAGAGGGTTTCCATTGCCAGGGCGCTTGCGAAAAATCCCGATATTATACTGTGTGATGAACCAACGGGTGCGCTGGATTCCGGAACAGGGAGAAAGGTTCTTAAATCAATCAGAGATATTGCAAGAGATATGGATAAAACAGTAATCATTGTCACACATAATGCACCTATAGCGGATATGGCTCAGAAGGTCATACATATGAGAGATGGAAAGGTTTATGAGATAAGGCAGAATCTGGAACCAAAGGACGTGGAGGAGATTGTATGGTAA
- a CDS encoding FtsX-like permease family protein codes for MVKHTLFIKSLRDMKKSLVQFVSIFLMSMIAISIVTGLDSIWMTMKLRSEGMYQSTGLSDLWLTASNPSERDMWKAERLKGVKKAERRLVINCDADLPDSPVLRIYAMPSGYTMDMPYKTEGRQTTKRGAVLDQSFAKAHGLSVGDKISVKLNEVWLEFPIEELALNSEHILSIQDSSSMIPDSRKYGFIMVDIEAVGKAFGGQKVYNQVSVRLTADAKEADVKAGLEQIFGDRLGGIVNHTDHTSLENTYARMNLFRILSMIFPSIFFLVTALITLSTMVRLVEDQRNQIGILKASGYEKRVIMWHYTSYGIYVGVLGAISGVIAGPNIIGRILMSNLKSLFVFPDYSLELNVVKIILCTLLIVISTGGISCYSCLKLLGEVPAELLRTKPPKKGNHILLERFTGIWDSMKFSSKLVARNISKNKARMGMSILGVMGCSGLIIGALSLKTMINGLSEQTFGEMYTYDQRLKLDRGVSHRFIKNLKIDGDFQDMEETSVQVTTDSGMRKVVKLTLLPEESPLIYLTDLKGQQISVPDEGIIITRKLSELLGASEGDRVELKIPGEGNKTVKIIGIASMTIGQGIYARDSYWEALGGDYEPGYLLVKWNAEPDQNILNSSRIVRAVLRTQQKKDFESNINIVNVAAIMLIVSGSSLAFVVIYNMSNLNFFERVRDLATLKVLGFYEKEIRYLVLFENFISTVAGIVLGIPVGKMITTIFVAGFGDDFDLNGSLSIVNIGISAVMTLLFMILVNTVVSRKMKRIDMLEALKSVE; via the coding sequence ATGGTAAAACATACGCTGTTTATTAAATCCCTGCGGGATATGAAAAAATCCCTGGTCCAGTTTGTATCCATATTTTTAATGTCGATGATTGCCATCAGCATCGTAACAGGTCTGGACAGTATTTGGATGACGATGAAGCTGCGCTCCGAGGGCATGTATCAAAGCACAGGCTTATCAGACCTATGGCTGACGGCATCAAATCCGTCAGAGAGGGATATGTGGAAAGCAGAGCGCCTGAAAGGGGTAAAGAAAGCGGAAAGACGCCTGGTTATTAACTGTGATGCAGATCTTCCGGACTCCCCGGTATTACGGATTTATGCCATGCCCTCGGGCTATACGATGGATATGCCCTATAAGACGGAAGGCCGTCAGACGACAAAGCGCGGAGCTGTATTAGACCAGTCCTTTGCCAAAGCTCACGGCCTTTCTGTCGGGGATAAAATCAGTGTGAAGTTGAATGAAGTATGGCTTGAATTTCCCATTGAAGAGCTGGCGTTAAATAGTGAACATATATTATCCATTCAGGATTCCTCTTCTATGATTCCTGATTCCAGAAAATATGGCTTTATCATGGTGGATATTGAGGCTGTCGGCAAAGCATTCGGCGGTCAGAAGGTGTATAACCAGGTTTCTGTCCGCTTGACGGCTGATGCAAAGGAAGCTGATGTAAAAGCAGGATTGGAGCAGATATTCGGTGACCGTTTGGGAGGTATTGTAAATCATACAGATCATACCAGTCTGGAAAATACCTATGCAAGAATGAATCTATTCCGAATTCTGTCAATGATATTCCCCAGTATTTTCTTTCTCGTTACGGCACTGATTACACTGAGCACCATGGTACGTCTGGTGGAGGATCAGAGGAATCAGATTGGTATTTTAAAAGCTTCCGGTTATGAGAAACGGGTGATCATGTGGCATTATACCTCCTATGGCATATATGTCGGAGTTTTGGGTGCAATTTCAGGCGTCATAGCAGGTCCAAATATCATAGGAAGAATTTTAATGAGCAACTTAAAATCGCTCTTTGTTTTTCCTGATTACAGTCTGGAACTGAATGTTGTTAAAATAATATTATGTACGCTGTTGATTGTGATCAGCACAGGAGGAATCTCCTGTTACTCCTGCTTAAAGCTTCTTGGGGAAGTTCCTGCAGAGCTGCTGCGGACAAAGCCTCCTAAAAAAGGGAATCATATTCTTCTGGAACGCTTTACCGGAATATGGGATTCCATGAAATTCAGCAGTAAGCTGGTTGCCAGGAATATTTCAAAGAATAAGGCCCGTATGGGAATGAGCATATTGGGGGTCATGGGCTGTTCCGGTCTGATCATAGGAGCCTTATCTTTAAAGACCATGATAAATGGTCTGTCAGAGCAGACGTTTGGCGAAATGTACACCTATGACCAGCGTCTGAAGCTGGACAGGGGAGTCAGCCACCGCTTTATTAAAAATTTAAAGATTGATGGGGATTTTCAGGATATGGAGGAAACGAGTGTTCAGGTGACCACGGATTCCGGTATGAGGAAGGTGGTAAAACTGACGCTATTGCCGGAAGAAAGTCCTCTGATATATCTGACTGACCTAAAAGGACAGCAGATTTCTGTACCGGATGAAGGAATCATTATCACCCGTAAACTTTCGGAGCTTTTAGGAGCATCCGAAGGAGACAGAGTAGAACTGAAAATACCTGGTGAAGGCAATAAAACGGTTAAGATAATAGGGATAGCCAGTATGACGATCGGTCAGGGTATCTATGCCCGCGACAGCTACTGGGAAGCCCTGGGCGGAGATTATGAGCCGGGTTATCTTCTGGTAAAATGGAATGCTGAGCCGGATCAGAACATACTGAACAGCAGCAGGATCGTCCGCGCAGTTTTAAGAACCCAGCAGAAAAAGGATTTTGAATCGAATATCAATATTGTAAATGTTGCCGCAATCATGCTGATTGTCAGCGGAAGCAGCCTGGCTTTTGTTGTTATTTATAATATGAGTAATTTAAACTTTTTTGAAAGAGTCCGGGATCTGGCAACACTGAAGGTCCTTGGATTCTATGAAAAAGAAATACGCTATCTGGTGCTTTTTGAAAATTTCATATCAACAGTCGCCGGAATCGTCCTGGGGATACCGGTTGGTAAAATGATAACCACTATTTTTGTTGCCGGATTCGGGGATGATTTTGATTTAAACGGCAGCCTGAGTATCGTAAACATTGGGATCTCAGCAGTGATGACCCTGTTATTCATGATTTTGGTTAACACAGTTGTATCAAGAAAAATGAAACGGATTGATATGCTGGAAGCACTGAAAAGCGTAGAATAA
- a CDS encoding HlyD family secretion protein, which produces MKKKYIWKHGVAMFLCASLLVTGCGGKKADSAGERQQAETEQEQNREIDAWGEVKYRTSYQMVIDFPAIVDSIEVKEGDVVHKGDVLAILNMDEFTKTIAKLEDQRTAGEAALEGIDQNTAGVTAQIGSQRRNVEVAQTDLNHAKVLFDAGDISKTDYDKYVTNLESQKAGLKVLEVQLDQLTKSNSSNLNQQASSNAALDKELDIYKSRLNKPYLKGNQIVSNVENGIVKNITVENGTILGSDSKQILVMDIIDQDSAYISAEVDEEYISEITLDSSVRIVPVMNPDLELKGSVSQIAAMAEEKDGNRIIKVWVLPDDEEKILKPGYTVDVYFTDKEPE; this is translated from the coding sequence ATGAAAAAGAAATATATTTGGAAACATGGTGTTGCAATGTTCCTGTGTGCAAGCCTGCTGGTGACGGGATGCGGCGGAAAGAAAGCAGATAGCGCCGGTGAAAGACAGCAGGCGGAGACGGAACAGGAGCAAAACAGAGAGATCGATGCCTGGGGTGAAGTAAAATACCGCACTTCTTACCAGATGGTCATTGATTTTCCGGCAATTGTGGATTCGATAGAAGTGAAAGAAGGAGATGTGGTCCATAAAGGAGATGTCCTTGCAATATTAAATATGGATGAGTTTACAAAGACAATTGCCAAACTGGAAGATCAGAGAACTGCAGGGGAAGCGGCTTTAGAAGGAATTGATCAGAATACTGCCGGCGTAACGGCTCAGATCGGCTCGCAGAGAAGAAATGTGGAGGTAGCCCAGACAGATTTGAATCATGCAAAGGTATTATTTGATGCAGGGGATATCTCTAAAACAGATTATGACAAATATGTGACTAATTTAGAATCCCAGAAAGCCGGCTTAAAAGTGCTGGAGGTTCAGTTGGATCAGCTGACAAAGAGCAACAGCAGCAACTTAAACCAACAGGCCAGCAGCAATGCGGCCCTTGATAAGGAACTGGATATTTATAAGTCTCGACTGAATAAGCCTTATTTGAAAGGAAATCAGATCGTTTCCAATGTAGAGAATGGAATCGTTAAAAATATAACGGTAGAAAATGGGACAATTCTCGGCAGTGATTCAAAACAGATACTGGTTATGGATATCATTGACCAGGATTCTGCATACATCAGTGCGGAAGTTGACGAAGAGTATATCAGTGAGATCACTTTGGATTCTTCGGTCAGGATCGTTCCGGTCATGAATCCGGATTTGGAGCTGAAAGGTTCCGTATCCCAGATTGCTGCCATGGCGGAGGAAAAGGACGGAAACCGGATTATAAAGGTTTGGGTCCTGCCTGATGATGAGGAAAAAATATTAAAGCCGGGATATACGGTAGATGTTTATTTTACAGATAAGGAACCGGAATAA
- a CDS encoding MurR/RpiR family transcriptional regulator gives MYIVAYRLLNLLNDCEFGSTDAHIAKNLLDMIYEVEFMPIDQVAAKCHISKSTLSKFIKRLGFEDYKEFRDNVRNEKKRSRYTGNEQKLSMNEFIEAQGIERYLNILSGDIKNFLSGINMVQIQKLAEAIYDYDKVAAFGAVYSETVAMDFMYMFAEERKYIKTNLFDTKQEQFINQADEDTLIIIFSNSGQYIYRDGLKALNSSKLFIKKTKGRIALITSNKAAAYDPCITYPVLYHLTTDVQNHLIVERIVVNLIVDSYRKVRIEKSEK, from the coding sequence ATGTATATTGTAGCTTATCGTTTGTTAAATTTACTGAATGACTGTGAGTTTGGTTCTACGGATGCACATATCGCGAAAAATCTGCTGGATATGATATACGAGGTTGAATTTATGCCGATTGATCAGGTCGCGGCAAAATGCCACATTTCCAAGTCAACACTTTCTAAATTCATAAAGCGCCTTGGTTTTGAGGATTACAAAGAGTTTAGGGATAATGTGAGGAATGAGAAGAAAAGAAGCAGATATACCGGAAACGAACAAAAATTGTCGATGAACGAGTTTATTGAAGCACAAGGAATTGAACGATATTTGAATATCCTATCTGGTGATATTAAGAATTTTCTGTCCGGAATTAATATGGTACAGATTCAAAAACTGGCAGAAGCAATTTATGATTATGATAAAGTTGCTGCATTCGGAGCCGTTTATTCGGAAACGGTTGCTATGGATTTTATGTATATGTTTGCTGAGGAGAGGAAATATATAAAAACAAATCTCTTTGATACAAAGCAGGAACAATTTATTAATCAGGCAGATGAGGATACTCTGATTATTATATTTTCTAATTCTGGACAGTACATCTATCGGGATGGGCTGAAAGCTTTGAATTCATCCAAATTATTTATCAAAAAAACCAAGGGCCGGATAGCACTTATTACTTCGAACAAAGCGGCTGCATATGACCCCTGTATCACATACCCGGTCTTATATCACTTAACGACGGATGTGCAGAATCATCTGATTGTTGAACGTATCGTCGTGAATCTGATTGTGGACAGCTACAGAAAAGTCAGGATAGAGAAAAGTGAAAAATAG
- a CDS encoding PTS mannose/fructose/sorbose transporter subunit IIAB — translation MYFIIASHGEYAEACKKSCEMITGAAPQFLVVTFTEEMTKESVESAYRKILEEKGAEQCQAIITDIKGGTPYNAAIVIRHEYPSVALVSGLCLGMLIALNVGDTLENAIEQSREIITGEGVSAVKQTTKVVESSEPVENNGIVNFRLDERLIHGQVATFWTRTLGVTRIMIVDNNILIDEIGKNALQAAVPSGIRLSVLSVANAARRLNKGAYAGQRVFLIVRRTDTIRELLDAGVKVKEVNIGNMGVKDGRKQITKSVYCTKEEIKDILDIEKSGVRVYAQMVPNDDKKKFTSFLNKEA, via the coding sequence ATGTATTTTATTATTGCTTCGCATGGCGAATATGCCGAGGCCTGTAAAAAGAGCTGCGAAATGATTACTGGAGCAGCACCCCAGTTTTTAGTAGTGACTTTTACAGAAGAAATGACGAAAGAATCGGTTGAGAGTGCTTACAGAAAGATTCTTGAGGAAAAAGGAGCAGAACAGTGTCAGGCGATTATTACTGACATAAAGGGGGGGACGCCTTATAATGCAGCAATTGTCATAAGACATGAGTATCCATCTGTTGCGCTGGTATCAGGACTATGTCTGGGCATGCTGATTGCATTGAATGTAGGTGATACGCTGGAGAATGCGATTGAACAGTCAAGGGAAATAATTACCGGAGAAGGGGTATCTGCCGTAAAACAGACTACGAAAGTAGTTGAATCTTCTGAACCGGTGGAAAATAACGGGATCGTGAATTTCAGACTGGATGAACGTCTGATTCACGGTCAGGTGGCAACCTTCTGGACACGTACTCTAGGCGTTACAAGAATTATGATAGTAGACAACAATATCTTGATTGATGAAATTGGCAAAAATGCTCTGCAGGCAGCAGTTCCGTCAGGTATCAGGCTAAGCGTCCTGTCAGTAGCTAATGCAGCGAGGAGGCTGAACAAAGGTGCGTACGCAGGACAGAGAGTATTCCTCATAGTAAGGAGGACGGATACAATCCGTGAATTACTTGATGCAGGGGTCAAAGTAAAGGAAGTAAACATTGGAAACATGGGAGTGAAAGACGGACGGAAGCAAATAACTAAATCCGTATACTGCACGAAGGAAGAAATTAAGGATATTCTGGATATAGAGAAATCCGGCGTGCGGGTATATGCCCAGATGGTACCGAATGACGATAAGAAGAAATTCACATCTTTTTTAAACAAGGAGGCATAG
- a CDS encoding PTS mannose/fructose/sorbose/N-acetylgalactosamine transporter subunit IIC: protein MGIQVWQILVLTLLAFFFICEGLSTSIFANQPVIIGTITGIVMGDIGTGLAVGATLQLMILGVGTYGGASIPDYVTGAMIGTVFAITSGKGMEFGMGLAVPVGLLMVQLDVLARFSNVFFSKRVEAAIERLDFKGITRNTWLGAFSWGLSRAIPVFLMLIFGQNLVNAITEYMPEWLMSGLSVAGGLLPAVGIAILLRYLPVKNYIAYLLIGFIAAAYLKVPMVGVAIMGVALAIIAFKQEAAKNQNVVVVNQGAVQEGLLDGEYED from the coding sequence ATGGGAATTCAAGTGTGGCAGATTCTAGTATTGACATTATTAGCTTTCTTTTTTATTTGTGAAGGATTATCTACTTCTATATTTGCAAACCAACCGGTTATCATTGGGACAATTACCGGTATTGTTATGGGCGATATAGGAACAGGACTGGCAGTAGGGGCGACTCTTCAGCTGATGATCCTTGGAGTAGGTACATATGGAGGGGCATCCATACCTGATTATGTAACTGGAGCCATGATTGGGACCGTATTTGCAATCACGTCGGGAAAAGGAATGGAGTTTGGTATGGGACTGGCGGTGCCTGTAGGACTTTTGATGGTACAGCTTGATGTCCTTGCAAGATTTTCCAATGTGTTCTTTTCCAAGAGAGTCGAGGCAGCAATAGAAAGATTGGACTTTAAGGGGATTACAAGGAATACATGGCTGGGAGCTTTTTCGTGGGGGCTTTCCAGAGCAATTCCGGTTTTCCTGATGTTGATTTTCGGGCAGAACCTTGTAAATGCCATTACAGAGTATATGCCGGAATGGTTAATGAGCGGTCTGTCAGTTGCAGGAGGACTGCTTCCTGCAGTGGGCATTGCAATCCTGCTTAGATATCTTCCTGTTAAAAATTACATTGCTTATCTGCTCATTGGATTCATTGCAGCAGCGTACTTGAAAGTACCTATGGTTGGAGTAGCAATCATGGGAGTTGCATTAGCAATCATCGCATTTAAGCAGGAGGCGGCGAAAAACCAGAACGTTGTTGTAGTAAATCAGGGTGCAGTTCAGGAGGGATTGTTAGATGGAGAATATGAAGATTAA
- a CDS encoding PTS system mannose/fructose/sorbose family transporter subunit IID has protein sequence MENMKINQEKITSQDINSVSKRWILASQITWNYEKMMAIGYLYSILPVLRKLYKKDDELKAAMRNHVQFFNTTPHMGGFILGIDVATEAEGKNSSTDGVETANGIKTGLMGPFAGVGDTIFGVLIPTICGSIAAYMGQQGNVTGVVIWILVNIAIMAFRYITVGIGYREGTKLIVSAKDKLDALTSAATLLGITVVGALIPTVVNANVTATFISGDVTLAGQDILDQIMPSLVPVLVVAAIYVLLGKKKMTSTKAILIVMAASIIFAAIGFLG, from the coding sequence ATGGAGAATATGAAGATTAATCAGGAAAAGATTACAAGCCAGGATATAAATAGTGTAAGCAAACGATGGATTCTGGCATCACAGATTACATGGAACTATGAAAAGATGATGGCAATAGGCTATCTATATTCCATACTCCCGGTTCTGCGTAAATTATATAAAAAAGATGATGAGTTAAAAGCAGCAATGAGAAATCATGTGCAGTTTTTTAACACGACTCCCCATATGGGCGGATTTATACTGGGCATTGATGTTGCAACAGAGGCAGAAGGAAAAAACAGCAGCACAGATGGGGTTGAAACCGCAAATGGCATTAAAACAGGTCTGATGGGGCCTTTTGCAGGCGTCGGTGATACCATATTTGGAGTCCTGATACCGACGATTTGCGGTTCCATAGCCGCATATATGGGACAGCAGGGGAATGTGACAGGTGTCGTTATCTGGATATTGGTTAACATTGCAATCATGGCATTCCGTTATATCACAGTTGGAATTGGATACAGAGAGGGAACAAAATTAATTGTTTCTGCAAAAGATAAACTGGACGCATTGACAAGTGCGGCAACACTGCTTGGTATTACCGTGGTCGGTGCTTTGATTCCGACTGTAGTAAATGCGAATGTTACAGCAACGTTTATATCTGGAGATGTCACTTTGGCAGGACAGGACATTTTAGACCAGATCATGCCAAGCCTTGTTCCGGTTCTGGTTGTAGCCGCGATCTATGTTTTACTTGGTAAGAAAAAGATGACCTCTACGAAGGCAATCTTGATTGTTATGGCAGCATCCATCATATTTGCTGCAATTGGATTTTTGGGATAA
- a CDS encoding SIS domain-containing protein, whose product MGLEFFNKSKKIMEQLEAAEQEHIHEAAILVSDSIRNGGILQAFGSGHSYAGAIEVCGRAGGLIPSKLIRDKAEGMYESVEGNAPFLMRQVNIGENDIFILISNSGRNPFAIEMADYIKKKGNKLIVVTALEVSKSSTSRHSSGKLLYEFADVVLDNHSTFGDAALEVEGLDYKVCGTSSLSTCLLLQQMIYEAVQDMMAKGYEPPVYKSANIDGGREFNNTLEQKYADRIWHI is encoded by the coding sequence ATGGGATTAGAGTTTTTTAACAAATCAAAAAAGATTATGGAACAACTGGAGGCAGCAGAACAGGAGCACATTCATGAGGCGGCTATATTAGTTTCTGATTCTATCAGAAACGGAGGAATCCTGCAGGCATTTGGTAGCGGGCATTCCTATGCAGGTGCAATTGAAGTATGCGGAAGAGCAGGAGGCTTGATTCCAAGCAAGCTTATCCGTGACAAGGCGGAAGGAATGTATGAGAGTGTGGAAGGTAATGCTCCGTTTTTAATGCGGCAGGTGAACATAGGAGAGAATGATATTTTCATTCTGATCTCTAACTCCGGCAGAAACCCATTCGCAATAGAAATGGCTGATTACATAAAGAAAAAAGGCAACAAGCTGATCGTAGTAACTGCACTGGAAGTATCAAAAAGCTCAACTTCCAGACATTCTTCCGGTAAGCTTTTATATGAGTTCGCAGATGTGGTTTTGGATAACCATTCCACATTTGGGGATGCAGCCCTGGAAGTTGAAGGGTTGGACTACAAAGTTTGCGGAACCTCTTCACTCAGCACATGCCTTCTTCTGCAGCAAATGATTTATGAAGCGGTACAAGATATGATGGCAAAAGGATATGAGCCTCCGGTTTACAAGAGCGCTAATATTGACGGAGGAAGAGAATTTAATAATACTCTTGAACAGAAATATGCAGATAGAATCTGGCATATTTAA
- a CDS encoding copper homeostasis protein CutC — MKHSVLEVCADCVQSAVNADNAGADRIELCSNLVIGGVTPGMALFKLVKKYTDIKVRVLLRPRYGDYCYNAYEFEQLKEEVQMYRELGADGVVMGILRPDGRLDEGRMSELIKLAGDMDTALHRAYDACINPMETMEQAVSLGMETILTGGQCGNAWDGREMLKELYEKSEGRIEILAAGGINAEVMDKLIPLTGITSYHMSGKIEVGSMMTYRKAGSSMGLPERDEYALWQTSEEKAKQAVQVLKNVSIK; from the coding sequence ATGAAGCATTCGGTATTAGAAGTATGTGCAGATTGTGTGCAGTCTGCGGTAAATGCGGATAACGCAGGAGCAGACAGGATTGAGCTTTGCAGCAATTTGGTAATCGGCGGTGTGACTCCTGGAATGGCGCTGTTTAAGCTGGTAAAAAAATATACGGATATAAAAGTCCGTGTCCTTCTGCGTCCCAGATACGGTGATTATTGTTATAATGCTTATGAATTTGAACAATTAAAAGAAGAAGTACAGATGTATCGTGAGTTGGGAGCTGACGGTGTGGTAATGGGAATTTTAAGGCCGGATGGCAGACTGGACGAGGGAAGAATGTCCGAACTGATAAAATTAGCCGGAGACATGGACACTGCACTTCACAGAGCATATGATGCCTGCATAAACCCAATGGAAACGATGGAACAGGCAGTTTCTTTGGGAATGGAAACCATTTTGACTGGCGGACAATGTGGCAATGCATGGGACGGCAGAGAGATGTTAAAAGAGCTTTATGAGAAAAGTGAAGGAAGAATCGAAATCCTGGCAGCAGGAGGGATTAATGCTGAAGTAATGGATAAATTAATTCCTCTTACCGGAATCACCTCTTATCATATGTCCGGAAAAATTGAGGTGGGAAGCATGATGACATATCGAAAAGCAGGAAGTAGCATGGGGCTTCCTGAAAGAGATGAATATGCCCTTTGGCAGACATCAGAGGAAAAAGCAAAACAGGCTGTTCAAGTTTTAAAAAATGTTTCGATTAAGTAA
- a CDS encoding Crp/Fnr family transcriptional regulator, translated as MVPLEPNVELEDLIKQYGKECVYPARHIFLEPGTYLKEVIYIKSGRTRHYMMGSDGAEKILYTLSDGWFFGETPCSVKEPTGLFSKTEIKTTLYKIPSSIYQELLDNNKLFRDAVFESYSKKMLIMRYEIANLTFNSCKDRLKKLFCSTIDTSEIVENKWYKLKVSYTQYELSTIVGGARVTVNKLINELCSDGFIRILNRNIQVNVAKCKDYSDN; from the coding sequence ATGGTACCACTTGAACCGAATGTAGAACTTGAAGATCTGATAAAACAATATGGTAAAGAATGTGTTTATCCAGCTAGGCATATTTTTTTAGAGCCAGGTACATATTTAAAAGAAGTCATATACATTAAAAGTGGTAGAACGCGACACTACATGATGGGAAGTGACGGAGCCGAAAAAATTCTTTATACATTAAGTGACGGTTGGTTCTTTGGAGAGACACCCTGTTCGGTTAAGGAACCCACTGGATTATTTTCTAAAACAGAGATCAAGACGACCTTATATAAAATTCCTTCATCTATTTATCAAGAATTATTAGACAACAATAAGTTATTTCGTGATGCTGTATTTGAAAGTTATTCAAAAAAAATGCTGATAATGAGATATGAAATAGCTAATTTAACCTTTAATTCCTGTAAAGACAGACTGAAAAAACTTTTTTGTTCTACTATAGATACATCAGAAATAGTCGAAAATAAGTGGTATAAACTAAAGGTCTCTTATACACAATACGAATTGAGTACGATTGTTGGAGGCGCTAGAGTTACTGTTAACAAGTTAATAAATGAACTTTGTTCAGATGGGTTTATACGAATTTTAAATAGAAATATTCAGGTTAATGTTGCAAAATGTAAAGATTATTCTGATAATTGA
- a CDS encoding dihydrodipicolinate synthase family protein, whose product MTNLQGSWVAMPTPFTEDDKIDYQGFDTLIQRQIKYGTSQLFVLGSAGEVTLLTQEEKQDIVREVIKMTKGKIPVFFSASAMTTDQSVEFAKFCEKEGADGVIFTVPPYVLIPQTAAYIHLNTCMSAVDIPCGIYNNPSRLGVQIMPETIKKLSDNHSNFVVDKEAMPSVEQLVQVQRLCGDKIKIMCCDYPKYSIVIPTLAVGGTGTANIGGNIIPEEAASYSRPWTNMEIVEDCRRDYFKWFPLLQKLYDFSNPIVIKAALNILGLPGGHLRKPYQAYGGNRLAELETMMGEMGVIDKYGMK is encoded by the coding sequence ATGACAAATTTACAAGGATCTTGGGTAGCTATGCCCACACCATTTACAGAGGATGACAAAATTGATTATCAGGGGTTTGATACCTTAATCCAACGTCAAATAAAATATGGTACATCCCAGCTATTTGTATTAGGTTCCGCAGGAGAGGTTACCCTCCTAACGCAGGAAGAGAAACAGGACATTGTACGAGAAGTTATAAAAATGACAAAGGGAAAAATTCCGGTATTCTTTAGTGCATCTGCAATGACAACGGATCAAAGCGTAGAATTTGCAAAATTTTGTGAAAAAGAAGGGGCAGATGGTGTAATCTTTACAGTCCCCCCTTATGTACTGATTCCGCAGACAGCAGCTTATATACATCTGAATACTTGTATGAGTGCTGTTGACATACCTTGTGGTATTTACAATAATCCATCAAGATTAGGCGTACAGATTATGCCGGAAACAATCAAAAAACTCTCTGATAACCATTCGAATTTTGTTGTTGATAAAGAGGCAATGCCAAGTGTAGAACAATTAGTTCAGGTTCAGAGACTTTGCGGAGATAAGATCAAAATTATGTGCTGTGATTATCCAAAATATTCAATTGTTATTCCAACTTTGGCAGTAGGTGGCACTGGTACCGCTAATATTGGAGGAAATATTATTCCGGAAGAAGCGGCCTCTTACTCCAGGCCATGGACCAATATGGAAATTGTGGAAGATTGCCGCCGTGATTATTTCAAATGGTTCCCATTATTGCAGAAACTTTATGATTTTTCTAATCCTATTGTTATCAAAGCTGCACTTAATATCTTAGGTTTGCCTGGAGGACATTTAAGAAAGCCGTATCAAGCATATGGCGGGAACCGCCTGGCAGAACTGGAGACGATGATGGGTGAGATGGGCGTCATAGATAAGTATGGGATGAAATAG